A window from Terriglobales bacterium encodes these proteins:
- a CDS encoding MotA/TolQ/ExbB proton channel family protein, which translates to MTYSPALLGFATDLGNLVAQTGPVARLVLIILLFFSILSWAIILSKWSKFRRMRTQSGRFLRAFRKANGRLQDVSSVSEQFKPSPLVAVFEGGYDEYRRQAGTRNITAVQRATQIASSEEMTQMESRLPWLATTGAVTPFVGLFGTVWGIIDAFQGLGTAGAATLRA; encoded by the coding sequence ATGACGTACTCCCCCGCCTTATTAGGCTTTGCTACAGACCTTGGAAATTTAGTTGCCCAGACCGGACCGGTGGCCAGACTGGTCCTCATCATTCTGTTGTTTTTCAGCATTCTTTCCTGGGCGATCATCCTCTCGAAGTGGTCGAAATTTCGCCGCATGCGGACGCAGAGTGGCCGCTTTCTGCGGGCTTTCCGTAAAGCAAATGGACGCCTGCAGGACGTTTCCTCGGTTTCAGAGCAGTTCAAGCCGAGCCCACTGGTTGCTGTTTTCGAAGGCGGCTATGACGAATATCGCCGCCAGGCTGGCACGCGCAACATCACTGCGGTTCAACGAGCAACTCAGATTGCCTCTTCCGAAGAGATGACGCAGATGGAGTCGCGCCTGCCATGGCTTGCGACAACCGGAGCCGTTACACCGTTTGTGGGACTTTTCGGCACGGTTTGGGGCATTATCGACGCCTTTCAGGGCCTTGGAACCGCGGGCGCAGCCACGCTGCGAGC